Proteins from one Algicella marina genomic window:
- a CDS encoding beta-ketoacyl-[acyl-carrier-protein] synthase family protein, with the protein MHRVVITGQGAICALGRSATDVMRAMADGVCGIGPLDFQDVERLSISIGGQIIGYEPEAHFSRQEITLYDKFTQFALLAAREAMEQSGLEMTEQLAGEAGVVLGTAGGGLQTQDENYRSVYEAGKNRVHPFVVPRLMNNAAASHVSMRYNLQGPSFTVATACASSNHAMGQAFGLIRSGVSKVMLAGGSESMLCFGGIKAWEGLRVMSKDGCRPFSANRNGMVQGEGAAVFVFEEYEHAKARGANILAEVIGFAMTSDASDIVMPNKMGARRAIQGALRNAGIAPEAVGYINAHGTGTAANDKTECAAVREAFGSHADNLLISSTKSMHGHLIGGTGAVELLACIMAVRDGIIAPTINYEEPDTECDLDVVPNVAREADVQVAMSNAFAFGGLNAVLTVARI; encoded by the coding sequence ATGCATCGCGTAGTCATAACCGGGCAGGGAGCCATTTGCGCATTGGGGCGCAGTGCGACCGACGTGATGCGGGCGATGGCGGATGGCGTGTGCGGTATCGGTCCGCTGGATTTCCAGGATGTGGAGCGGTTATCCATCTCCATCGGTGGGCAGATCATCGGGTATGAGCCGGAGGCACATTTCAGCCGGCAGGAAATCACGCTTTACGACAAGTTTACGCAGTTTGCACTGCTGGCCGCCAGGGAGGCGATGGAGCAGTCCGGGCTTGAGATGACGGAGCAACTGGCAGGTGAGGCGGGGGTGGTTCTCGGCACTGCCGGCGGCGGGTTGCAGACGCAGGACGAAAACTATCGCAGCGTCTACGAGGCTGGGAAGAATCGCGTGCATCCCTTTGTTGTTCCACGATTAATGAACAACGCGGCGGCGTCGCATGTTTCCATGCGATATAATCTCCAGGGGCCGAGTTTCACTGTGGCGACTGCCTGCGCATCGTCCAACCACGCGATGGGACAGGCCTTTGGCTTGATCCGCTCCGGGGTTTCAAAGGTGATGTTGGCGGGCGGTTCAGAGAGTATGCTGTGTTTTGGCGGCATCAAGGCCTGGGAAGGCTTGCGGGTGATGTCGAAGGACGGTTGCAGACCGTTTTCCGCCAACCGCAACGGCATGGTCCAAGGCGAGGGGGCTGCGGTTTTCGTGTTCGAGGAGTACGAGCACGCGAAGGCTCGCGGGGCAAATATTCTCGCGGAAGTCATTGGATTTGCTATGACTTCCGACGCTTCGGATATCGTCATGCCCAACAAGATGGGTGCGCGACGTGCAATACAGGGGGCGTTGCGGAATGCGGGGATCGCGCCGGAAGCGGTGGGATATATCAATGCCCATGGCACCGGCACAGCGGCGAACGACAAGACGGAATGCGCAGCAGTGCGGGAAGCCTTTGGCTCCCACGCCGATAACCTTTTGATTTCAAGTACGAAATCCATGCATGGGCACCTGATCGGCGGAACTGGCGCAGTGGAACTTCTGGCCTGTATCATGGCCGTTCGGGACGGGATCATCGCGCCGACGATCAACTATGAAGAGCCGGATACGGAGTGCGATTTGGACGTGGTGCCGAACGTCGCGCGGGAGGCGGACGTGCAGGTGGCAATGTCCAATGCCTTTGCGTTCGGAGGGTTGAACGCGGTGCTGACGGTGGCGCGGATCTGA
- a CDS encoding acyl carrier protein, giving the protein MAGSVADKVIAIIAEQAVLEPEEVTPEATLEELGLDSLGLVEAIFAIEEQFDISVPFNANDPAQSEFDISNVRSMVTAVESLIAKKNA; this is encoded by the coding sequence ATGGCGGGCTCCGTTGCTGACAAGGTTATCGCAATCATTGCTGAGCAGGCTGTCCTGGAGCCGGAAGAGGTGACTCCTGAGGCGACGCTGGAAGAACTCGGGCTCGACAGCCTTGGGCTGGTGGAGGCGATCTTCGCGATCGAGGAGCAGTTCGACATCTCCGTACCGTTCAACGCCAACGATCCGGCGCAATCCGAGTTCGACATTTCGAATGTGCGCTCAATGGTGACGGCGGTGGAATCGCTTATTGCGAAAAAGAACGCCTGA